From the Oryzihumus leptocrescens genome, one window contains:
- a CDS encoding hemerythrin domain-containing protein: MSTDAIVLLKDDHKEVRRLFRDFEEAGDNAHVRKGQIVRKIIELLTVHTYIENEVMYPEVRALLPEVEDEVLESYEEHHVADVLCMELWSMEPDDERFDAKTTVLIESVRHHMDEEEQEWFPTVRDGLGRNQLQEIGAKMIELKKTAPRKPSQPSALKKAIDALIS; the protein is encoded by the coding sequence ATGTCGACTGACGCGATCGTGCTGCTCAAGGACGACCACAAGGAAGTGCGCCGGCTGTTCCGCGACTTCGAGGAGGCGGGGGACAACGCCCATGTGCGCAAGGGGCAGATCGTCAGGAAGATCATCGAGCTGCTCACCGTGCACACCTACATCGAGAACGAGGTCATGTACCCCGAGGTCCGCGCGCTGCTGCCGGAGGTCGAGGACGAGGTGCTCGAGTCCTACGAGGAGCACCACGTGGCCGACGTGCTGTGCATGGAGCTGTGGTCCATGGAGCCCGACGACGAGCGGTTCGACGCCAAGACGACCGTCCTCATCGAGTCGGTGCGCCACCACATGGATGAGGAGGAGCAGGAGTGGTTCCCCACGGTGCGTGACGGGCTCGGTCGCAACCAGCTCCAGGAGATCGGGGCGAAGATGATCGAGCTGAAGAAGACGGCCCCCCGCAAGCCCTCCCAGCCGAGCGCCCTGAAGAAGGCCATCGACGCCCTCATCTCCTGA
- a CDS encoding dioxygenase family protein, translating into MPVLYLSHGAPPLADDTTWTRELAGWSAGLPRPTSVLMVSAHWEEAPLALSATTKVPLVYDFWGFPQRYYEVTYDAPGAPELAADVTKLLHSPATPVHQDTRRGLDHGAYVPLVEMYPEADIPVLQMSMPTLDPQKLFEIGRKLKPLRDSGTLIVGSGFTTHNLSEFNPRLPSDSPAPSWSTEFDAWAREVMATGDVDALMDFLHKAPAARRAHPRTEHFAPLFVSLGAAFEAGTPDNRSVIEGFWYGLSKRSWQLN; encoded by the coding sequence ATGCCGGTGCTCTACCTCAGCCACGGCGCGCCGCCGCTGGCCGACGACACCACCTGGACGCGCGAGCTCGCCGGATGGTCGGCCGGGCTGCCGCGGCCCACCAGCGTCCTCATGGTCTCGGCGCACTGGGAGGAGGCACCGCTGGCGCTGTCCGCGACGACGAAGGTGCCTCTCGTCTATGACTTCTGGGGCTTCCCGCAGCGCTACTACGAGGTGACCTACGACGCGCCCGGCGCGCCCGAGCTGGCCGCCGACGTGACCAAGCTGCTCCACTCCCCCGCCACGCCGGTGCACCAGGACACCCGGCGCGGGCTGGACCACGGCGCCTACGTGCCGCTCGTGGAGATGTACCCCGAGGCCGACATCCCGGTGCTGCAGATGTCGATGCCGACGCTGGACCCGCAGAAGCTCTTCGAGATCGGGCGCAAGCTCAAGCCGCTGCGCGACTCCGGCACGCTGATCGTCGGGTCGGGGTTCACCACCCACAACCTGTCGGAGTTCAACCCGCGGCTACCCTCCGACTCCCCGGCGCCGTCGTGGTCGACCGAGTTCGACGCCTGGGCGCGCGAGGTCATGGCCACCGGCGACGTCGACGCGCTGATGGACTTCCTGCACAAGGCCCCGGCCGCCCGGCGCGCCCACCCGCGCACCGAGCACTTCGCGCCGCTGTTCGTGTCGTTGGGTGCGGCATTCGAGGCCGGCACGCCGGACAACCGCTCCGTCATCGAGGGGTTCTGGTACGGCCTGTCCAAGCGCTCCTGGCAGCTCAACTGA
- a CDS encoding N5-glutamine methyltransferase family protein — protein MTPSPAPPVPLPDLVPSLRADLAAAGFTVDGIAAALGPVANDALGREQLLPADLATRDAGTPLATLVRLFTLGRPVPAEAVSAALPTLGLEGLERLGLVTVGEGRVRATCDLHPHADESHSWWVASDLSEMATGAALAPDHVLGIGGASTTLAAWTPRPQVDRALDMGTGCGVQALHLSGHAGSTVATDLSRRALDFAAFNAAVNGLELDLRCGSLFEPVAGQRFQLIVSNPPFVITPRVSDVPLFEYRDGGLAGDALVEAVVRTIGEHLEPGGIGQFLGNWEVAEGADWRDRVRGWLEGTGLDAWVIQRDVQDPAQYAELWARDGGNVPGTPEYEAMYAAWLADFATRGVGSVGFGVVTVQRPATARDTWVELVEESGPVSSPMGPAILAGVRARTWLAEHGDAGVLAAAWRCAEDVTEERHSRPGAEDPSVIVIRQGSGLRRAVRVDTVMAAFVSVCDGDLTAGQALEAIAALLEQDPAEVRAAALPVVRELVADGFLLPV, from the coding sequence ATGACCCCCAGCCCGGCCCCGCCCGTCCCGCTGCCCGACCTCGTCCCGTCGCTGCGGGCCGACCTCGCGGCGGCCGGCTTCACCGTCGACGGCATCGCGGCGGCGCTGGGCCCGGTGGCCAACGACGCGCTCGGCCGGGAGCAGCTGCTGCCCGCCGACCTGGCCACCCGGGACGCGGGCACGCCGCTGGCCACCCTGGTGCGCCTGTTCACCCTCGGCCGGCCCGTGCCCGCCGAGGCCGTCTCCGCTGCGCTGCCGACGCTGGGTCTCGAGGGGCTGGAGCGCCTGGGCCTGGTGACCGTGGGCGAGGGCCGGGTCCGCGCCACGTGCGACCTGCACCCACACGCCGACGAGTCGCACAGCTGGTGGGTGGCCTCGGACCTGTCCGAGATGGCGACCGGTGCGGCGCTGGCCCCCGACCACGTGCTGGGCATCGGCGGCGCGTCGACCACCCTGGCGGCGTGGACGCCGCGCCCGCAGGTCGACCGGGCGCTCGACATGGGCACGGGCTGCGGCGTCCAGGCCCTGCACCTGTCCGGGCACGCCGGCTCGACCGTCGCGACCGACCTGTCCCGGCGCGCGCTGGACTTCGCCGCGTTCAACGCGGCCGTCAACGGCCTCGAGCTCGACCTGCGCTGCGGCAGCCTGTTCGAACCCGTTGCCGGGCAACGCTTCCAGCTCATCGTCAGCAACCCGCCGTTCGTCATCACCCCGCGCGTCTCGGACGTCCCGCTGTTCGAGTACCGCGACGGCGGGCTCGCCGGCGACGCCCTCGTCGAGGCCGTGGTGCGCACCATCGGCGAGCACCTCGAGCCCGGCGGCATCGGGCAGTTCCTCGGCAACTGGGAGGTCGCCGAGGGTGCCGACTGGCGCGACCGCGTCCGCGGCTGGCTGGAGGGCACGGGCCTGGACGCGTGGGTCATCCAGCGTGACGTGCAGGACCCCGCGCAGTACGCCGAGCTCTGGGCCCGCGACGGCGGCAACGTGCCGGGCACGCCCGAGTACGAAGCCATGTATGCCGCGTGGCTGGCCGACTTCGCGACCCGCGGGGTCGGGTCGGTCGGCTTCGGGGTGGTGACGGTGCAGCGGCCGGCGACGGCGCGCGATACCTGGGTGGAGCTGGTGGAGGAGTCCGGGCCGGTGTCCTCCCCAATGGGCCCGGCGATCCTCGCGGGCGTGCGCGCCCGCACCTGGCTGGCCGAGCACGGCGACGCCGGGGTGCTGGCGGCGGCGTGGCGGTGTGCCGAGGACGTCACCGAGGAGCGGCACTCCCGGCCCGGTGCCGAGGACCCCAGCGTGATCGTCATCCGGCAGGGCAGCGGGCTGCGCCGGGCTGTGCGGGTCGACACCGTCATGGCCGCGTTCGTCAGCGTCTGTGACGGCGACCTCACCGCGGGTCAGGCGCTCGAGGCCATCGCGGCGCTGCTCGAGCAGGACCCCGCCGAGGTGCGTGCGGCCGCGCTGCCGGTGGTCCGCGAGCTGGTCGCCGACGGCTTCCTGCTCCCGGTCTGA
- a CDS encoding SprT-like domain-containing protein, with amino-acid sequence MMELEGARRMATALMAEHGLVGWRLVLDNAKTRAGVCRPARREIGLSRAITALHTEAEVRDTVLHEIAHALVGAHHGHDAVWRAKALEIGSSGRRCVDTASARPPAPWTGTCPAGHTTTRHRRPTRVVTCGQCSRSFDPRHVITWRFHGEVVPMHPAYDRELARLRRRTAAEPVAARGGRPEPTVAAERVALPVGTVVRVGGSGRYAGTTGVVEKRARTRYHVRTRLGLLTVPFAMAEPV; translated from the coding sequence ATGATGGAGCTCGAGGGGGCGCGCCGCATGGCCACGGCGCTGATGGCCGAGCACGGGCTGGTCGGGTGGCGGCTGGTGCTGGACAACGCCAAGACCCGGGCCGGGGTCTGCCGGCCCGCCCGGCGCGAGATCGGGCTGAGCCGGGCGATCACCGCGCTGCACACCGAGGCGGAGGTCCGCGACACCGTGCTGCACGAGATCGCCCATGCCCTCGTGGGGGCCCACCACGGCCACGACGCGGTCTGGCGGGCCAAGGCCCTGGAGATCGGCTCCTCCGGCCGGCGCTGCGTCGACACCGCCTCCGCCCGGCCGCCCGCGCCGTGGACCGGCACCTGCCCGGCGGGGCACACCACGACCCGCCACCGTCGCCCGACCCGGGTGGTGACCTGCGGGCAGTGCTCGCGCAGCTTCGACCCGCGACACGTCATCACCTGGCGCTTCCACGGCGAGGTCGTGCCGATGCACCCCGCCTACGACCGCGAGCTGGCCCGGCTGCGCCGGCGGACGGCCGCCGAGCCCGTCGCCGCGCGGGGCGGCCGCCCGGAGCCGACGGTCGCGGCCGAGCGGGTCGCCCTGCCGGTGGGCACCGTGGTGCGAGTCGGCGGCAGCGGCCGCTACGCCGGGACGACCGGCGTGGTCGAGAAGCGTGCCCGCACCCGCTACCACGTGCGCACCCGGCTGGGGCTGCTCACCGTGCCCTTCGCCATGGCCGAGCCAGTCTGA
- the topA gene encoding type I DNA topoisomerase: MSTSTGRRLVIVESPAKAKTIAGYLGKDYDVEASVGHIRDLPNPSELPAEMKKGPYGKFAVDVDNGFEAYYVVDPDKKKKVAELKRLLKDADELLLATDEDREGEAIAWHLLEVLKPKVPVKRMVFHEITKEAIQRAATETRDLDTRLVDAQETRRILDRLYGYEVSPVLWRKVRQGLSAGRVQSVATRMVVERERERMAFRKASYWDVEGDFSPQGSPGQAFTARLSAVDAKRVATGRDFDDTGQLKGANVVHLDEATAHAIAEGVRAAAVSVTDVQEKPYTRRPSAPFTTSTLQQEASRKLRLSSKNAMRVAQRLYENGYITYMRTDSTTLSEAALTAARSQARDLYGAEYVPDSPRRYEKKVKNAQEAHEAIRPAGDRFRTPAQVAGELRGEEYALYELIWKRTVASQMADARGSTATVKLGATLADGRVVEFSASGTVITFRGFLAAYEEGRDDEAVARAERADEERRLPKLSTGVALEVLRAEADGHETSPPARYTEATLVKAMEEKGIGRPSTYAATVGTIQDRGYVRTRGSALIPTWLAFAVTRLLEEHFPKLVDYDFTAAMEEDLDRIANGDEGRVAWLKRFYFGDEATSIEGLRALVDDLGEIDARGISTIEIGDGIVVRVGRYGPYVEETVPAGVDAATGEVAEGASGESRRATINDDVAPDEMTPEKARELLEAAADDGRVLGQDPETGRDIVAKAGRYGPYVTEVLPEDLANLKGKSKIKPRTASLFKDMDLATLDLETALKLLSLPRVVGKDPESGEEITAQNGRYGPYLKKGTDSRSLQAEAQLFTITEEEALAIYAQPKQRGRAAAAPLKELGDDPVSGKPMLVKDGRFGPYVTDGETNATLRKDDDPESITPERGAELLAEKRAKGPTTRKRAAKKTAAKKTTARKTTARKTTAKKAAAKKA, encoded by the coding sequence ATGAGCACCAGCACAGGCCGCCGCCTGGTCATCGTCGAGTCGCCTGCCAAGGCCAAGACGATCGCCGGCTACCTGGGCAAGGACTACGACGTCGAGGCCTCGGTCGGGCACATCCGTGACCTGCCCAACCCCAGCGAGCTCCCGGCGGAGATGAAGAAGGGCCCCTACGGCAAGTTCGCCGTCGACGTCGACAACGGCTTCGAGGCCTACTACGTGGTCGACCCGGACAAGAAGAAGAAGGTCGCCGAGCTCAAGCGCCTGCTCAAGGACGCCGACGAGCTCCTGCTGGCCACGGATGAGGACCGCGAGGGCGAGGCCATCGCCTGGCACCTGCTGGAGGTGCTCAAGCCCAAGGTCCCGGTCAAGCGCATGGTGTTCCACGAGATCACCAAGGAAGCGATCCAGCGCGCCGCCACCGAGACCCGCGACCTGGACACCCGCCTCGTCGACGCCCAGGAGACCCGGCGCATCCTCGACCGCCTCTACGGCTACGAGGTCTCCCCGGTGCTGTGGCGCAAGGTCCGCCAGGGCCTGTCCGCCGGCCGCGTGCAGTCCGTCGCGACTCGCATGGTGGTCGAGCGTGAGCGCGAGCGGATGGCCTTCCGCAAGGCGTCCTACTGGGACGTCGAGGGGGACTTCTCGCCGCAGGGCTCGCCCGGGCAGGCCTTCACCGCGCGGCTGAGCGCGGTCGACGCCAAGCGCGTCGCCACCGGGCGCGACTTCGACGACACCGGCCAGCTCAAGGGCGCCAACGTCGTCCACCTCGACGAGGCCACCGCCCACGCCATCGCCGAGGGCGTGCGCGCCGCCGCCGTGAGCGTCACCGACGTGCAGGAGAAGCCCTACACCCGCCGGCCGTCCGCGCCGTTCACGACCTCGACGCTGCAGCAGGAGGCCAGCCGCAAGCTGCGCCTGTCCAGCAAGAACGCCATGCGCGTGGCCCAGCGGCTCTACGAGAACGGCTACATCACCTACATGCGTACGGACAGCACGACGCTGTCCGAGGCCGCCCTCACCGCGGCGCGCAGCCAGGCCCGCGACCTGTATGGCGCGGAGTACGTCCCGGACTCGCCGCGCCGCTACGAGAAGAAGGTCAAGAACGCCCAGGAGGCGCACGAGGCGATCCGCCCCGCGGGCGACCGCTTCCGCACCCCGGCCCAGGTCGCCGGTGAGCTGCGCGGCGAGGAGTACGCGCTCTACGAGCTCATCTGGAAGCGCACCGTCGCCTCGCAGATGGCCGACGCCCGCGGCTCCACCGCCACGGTCAAGCTCGGCGCCACCCTGGCCGACGGCCGGGTCGTCGAGTTCTCGGCCAGCGGCACCGTCATCACCTTCCGCGGCTTCCTCGCCGCCTACGAGGAGGGCCGCGACGACGAGGCCGTGGCCAGGGCCGAGCGCGCCGACGAGGAGCGCCGCCTGCCCAAGCTCAGCACCGGCGTCGCGCTCGAGGTGCTGCGTGCGGAGGCCGACGGCCACGAGACCAGCCCGCCCGCGCGATACACCGAGGCCACCCTCGTGAAGGCCATGGAGGAGAAGGGGATCGGGCGTCCGTCGACCTACGCGGCGACGGTCGGCACGATCCAGGACCGCGGCTACGTGCGCACCCGTGGCTCGGCGCTGATCCCGACCTGGCTGGCGTTCGCGGTGACCCGGCTGCTGGAGGAGCACTTCCCCAAGCTGGTCGACTACGACTTCACCGCCGCCATGGAGGAGGACCTCGACCGCATCGCCAACGGCGACGAGGGCCGCGTGGCCTGGCTCAAGCGGTTCTACTTCGGCGACGAGGCGACCAGCATCGAGGGGCTGCGCGCCCTCGTGGACGACCTCGGCGAGATCGACGCCCGCGGCATCTCCACCATCGAGATCGGCGACGGCATCGTCGTGCGGGTGGGCCGCTACGGCCCCTACGTCGAGGAGACCGTGCCGGCCGGCGTCGACGCCGCGACCGGCGAGGTCGCCGAGGGGGCGAGCGGGGAGTCCCGCCGAGCCACCATCAACGACGACGTCGCCCCCGACGAGATGACCCCGGAGAAGGCCCGCGAGCTGCTCGAGGCGGCCGCCGACGACGGCCGCGTGCTCGGCCAGGACCCCGAGACCGGCCGCGACATCGTGGCCAAGGCCGGCCGCTACGGCCCCTACGTCACCGAGGTGCTGCCGGAGGACCTGGCGAACCTCAAGGGCAAGAGCAAGATCAAGCCCCGCACCGCCAGCCTGTTCAAGGACATGGACCTGGCGACCCTCGACCTCGAGACCGCGCTGAAGCTGCTCAGCCTGCCCCGGGTCGTCGGCAAGGACCCCGAGTCCGGCGAGGAGATCACGGCCCAGAACGGTCGCTACGGGCCCTACCTGAAGAAGGGCACCGACTCGCGCTCGCTGCAGGCCGAGGCGCAGCTGTTCACCATCACCGAGGAGGAGGCGCTGGCGATCTACGCCCAGCCCAAGCAGCGCGGGCGCGCCGCCGCGGCGCCGCTGAAGGAGCTCGGTGACGACCCGGTGAGCGGCAAGCCGATGCTGGTCAAGGACGGCCGGTTCGGTCCCTACGTCACCGACGGCGAGACCAACGCGACGCTGCGCAAGGACGACGACCCCGAGTCGATCACGCCCGAGCGCGGTGCCGAGCTGCTCGCCGAGAAGCGCGCCAAGGGCCCGACCACCCGCAAGCGGGCGGCCAAGAAGACCGCGGCGAAGAAGACCACGGCCAGGAAGACGACCGCACGCAAGACCACCGCGAAGAAGGCCGCGGCCAAGAAGGCCTGA
- a CDS encoding pyrophosphatase, producing the protein MDLHALTDQVEQISHVYAQRFGIDRDDTWFLLKLQEEVGELTQAQLMRDGQARTKGLTPDELDAAFRSEVADVLCQTLLLARHHGIDLDAEVERKWLVWRDALASPEAVATHER; encoded by the coding sequence ATGGACCTCCACGCGCTGACCGACCAGGTCGAGCAGATCTCCCACGTCTACGCCCAGCGCTTCGGCATCGACCGGGACGACACGTGGTTCCTGCTCAAGCTGCAGGAGGAGGTCGGCGAGCTCACCCAGGCGCAGCTGATGCGCGACGGCCAGGCCCGCACCAAGGGGCTGACCCCGGACGAGCTGGACGCGGCGTTCCGCTCCGAGGTCGCCGACGTGCTGTGCCAGACCCTGCTCCTGGCCCGACACCACGGCATCGACCTCGACGCCGAGGTCGAGCGCAAGTGGCTGGTCTGGCGTGACGCGCTTGCCTCACCCGAGGCCGTGGCGACCCACGAGCGCTGA